A portion of the Oncorhynchus masou masou isolate Uvic2021 chromosome 11, UVic_Omas_1.1, whole genome shotgun sequence genome contains these proteins:
- the LOC135547957 gene encoding reticulon-1-A-like has protein sequence MAIKVMDLIYWRDVGKTGLVVTGLVIGLASLFQLSCVTMLSYLCISIMCLTFPLRLYYKLLELIRKIPEGVHPFQSYIGDDSSLTDEETVLVVEEVVLMMAFAITEIKRLLFIDSIMDSIKFVVLLYVLTYMGITTNGLTLVIVGVICVFSLPLFYKQMQGRMKRISKAVRGHLRKIKNLFKMLYSKLRPSPATTSATTPTPTPAPKHKLKSK, from the exons TAATGGACCTGATCTACTGGCGGGATGTGGGGAAGACAGGGCTGGTGGTCACAGGGTTGGTGATAGGCCTGGCTAGCCTGTTCCAGCTCAGTTGCGTCACCATGCTGTCCTACCTGTGTATCTCCATCATGtgtctcaccttccccctacgcCTCTACTACAAACTCCTAGAGCTGATACGGAAGATCCCTGAAGGAGTGCACCCCTTTCA GTCTTATATAGGAGACGACAGCTCTCTGACAGATGAGGAGACcgtgttggtggtggaggaggtcgTGCTAATGATGGCCTTCGCCATCACAGAGATCAAACGCCTGCTCTTCATCGACAGCATCATGGACTCCATCAAG TTTGTGGTGCTGCTGTACGTGTTGACCTATATGGGCATCACGACCAATGGTCTGACCCTGGTGATAGTTG GTGTCAtctgtgttttctctcttcctctgttctaCAAACAAATGCAG GGGCGAATGAAAAGGATTAGCAAAGCGGTCAGAGGccacctgaggaaaatcaaaaacTT GTTTAAGATGTTGTACAGTAAACTGAGACCCTCTCCTGCGACTACATCTGCCACAACCCCCACTCCCACCCCGGCCCCAAAACACAAACTCAAGTCAAAgtga